The bacterium genome has a window encoding:
- a CDS encoding carboxymuconolactone decarboxylase family protein, whose protein sequence is MGSEPRVSSAFQTFLTEAPGHAQAWMAAVQALDGVSALDEKTGELAYLAVLAALRMESGVPFHVQMAKRAGATREEIISAVLVGLPAAGNQVIGVLPAALAAYDQES, encoded by the coding sequence GTGGGCAGTGAGCCGCGCGTCAGCAGTGCTTTCCAGACGTTCCTGACCGAGGCCCCTGGGCATGCGCAGGCCTGGATGGCGGCCGTGCAGGCTCTGGACGGCGTCTCCGCCCTGGACGAGAAGACGGGTGAGTTGGCCTATCTGGCCGTCCTGGCGGCCCTGCGCATGGAGAGCGGCGTGCCCTTCCACGTGCAGATGGCCAAGCGGGCGGGCGCGACACGTGAGGAGATCATCAGCGCCGTGCTGGTGGGCCTGCCGGCGGCGGGGAACCAGGTCATCGGCGTACTGCCGGCGGCGCTGGCGGCGTATGATCAGGAGTCGTGA
- a CDS encoding HEAT repeat domain-containing protein, translating to MKLKTGPLLVAGMLIVLVGLTVLLTPAPPPATPDAHDHEGEQEKAADKPKQQEPDKPSLAEIKKMVASEDAHATSEAFEQLQALIATSRTPQERQEVATYLKGLLTDPREQIRAAAVGLLTGMKDAEYQLFTTLATKDPSPAVKRAAIVALGNYEPGGPVEQLLRQLAKHPDAGIRAVAVVSLTSMLSKAGKAGNDALALMLGQFDNDASAKAAMGFHAQGAAALPTLFQSLQTSPSGPARQAAAMCIGLICAGYNPYIDKFAKQAQVTHRQEYGHRDSNPAGVLPLIRCLQTDPYPAAREIAAQGLGYLGDARAAKPLAAALRDPDAYVRRRAAAALITVPAQSVVPELSAAATTDKVADVRRFAVEALGWVGGAAVVPALNQATTDKVAEVRRYAAIELGKIGDPSSVDALSALLDTTPDPDADVRWAAVIALGKLKDKRAEQVLVRALSDPSPQVSNSAERALQRLGIAAQEQAGYEG from the coding sequence ATGAAACTGAAGACCGGGCCTCTGCTGGTTGCTGGCATGCTCATCGTGTTGGTGGGCCTGACGGTGCTGCTGACGCCGGCCCCGCCGCCGGCGACGCCGGACGCACACGACCATGAGGGTGAGCAAGAGAAGGCGGCCGACAAGCCCAAGCAGCAGGAGCCTGACAAGCCCTCGCTGGCCGAGATCAAGAAGATGGTTGCCAGCGAGGACGCGCACGCGACGTCCGAGGCCTTCGAGCAGTTGCAGGCCCTGATCGCCACCTCACGTACGCCCCAGGAACGCCAGGAAGTGGCCACCTACCTCAAGGGGCTGCTCACCGACCCGCGCGAGCAAATCCGCGCCGCCGCTGTGGGTCTGCTCACCGGCATGAAGGACGCCGAGTACCAACTGTTCACCACCCTGGCGACGAAGGACCCCAGCCCGGCCGTGAAGCGGGCCGCCATCGTGGCGCTGGGGAACTACGAGCCCGGCGGTCCGGTCGAGCAGTTGCTACGGCAGCTGGCCAAGCACCCGGACGCGGGCATCCGCGCCGTGGCGGTAGTCAGCCTCACCAGCATGCTCAGCAAGGCCGGCAAGGCGGGCAACGACGCGCTCGCGCTCATGCTGGGCCAGTTCGACAATGACGCCAGCGCCAAGGCCGCGATGGGCTTCCATGCCCAGGGCGCGGCGGCACTGCCCACGCTCTTCCAGAGCCTCCAGACGAGCCCCAGCGGTCCGGCGCGCCAGGCGGCGGCCATGTGTATCGGCCTGATCTGTGCCGGCTACAACCCCTACATTGACAAGTTCGCCAAGCAGGCGCAGGTCACGCACCGGCAGGAGTACGGGCACCGGGACAGCAATCCGGCCGGTGTCCTGCCCCTGATCCGTTGCTTGCAGACCGACCCCTACCCGGCGGCCCGCGAGATCGCGGCCCAGGGGCTGGGCTACCTGGGCGACGCACGCGCCGCCAAGCCGTTGGCCGCGGCGTTGCGCGACCCGGACGCCTATGTCCGCCGGCGCGCGGCGGCCGCCCTCATCACGGTGCCGGCCCAGTCGGTCGTGCCGGAGCTATCGGCGGCGGCCACGACGGACAAGGTAGCTGACGTACGCCGCTTCGCTGTCGAGGCCCTGGGGTGGGTCGGCGGCGCGGCGGTCGTCCCGGCCCTCAACCAGGCCACGACCGACAAGGTGGCCGAGGTCCGCCGCTACGCCGCCATTGAGCTGGGCAAGATCGGCGATCCGTCTTCTGTGGACGCGCTGTCCGCCTTGCTGGATACCACGCCCGACCCCGATGCGGACGTGCGCTGGGCCGCCGTCATCGCCCTGGGCAAGCTGAAGGACAAGCGGGCGGAGCAGGTGCTGGTGCGGGCGCTGTCCGACCCGTCGCCGCAGGTCTCCAACTCGGCTGAGCGGGCCCTGCAGCGGCTCGGGATCGCGGCCCAGGAGCAGGCAGGCTACGAGGGGTAA
- a CDS encoding DUF1559 domain-containing protein, producing MKKGFTLIELLVVIAIIAILAAILFPVFAKAREKARQSSCLSNLKQLGLAMFQYTTDYDGTFPEIHTTNLTIGRYYVSTGAAAAFYYSWEDRMEPYTKNTQLMVCPSASDTSGGSPPHSYTYSYYFGGLTWGFFPVRDSQVVQPASKGLIGERGASARYHYIYTGSDNGGSIHNDGGNMLMADGHAKWFRYGTRYYGQSGTNAYFQPTTAVAE from the coding sequence ATGAAGAAGGGCTTCACGCTGATCGAGTTACTCGTCGTCATCGCGATCATCGCGATTCTCGCGGCCATTCTGTTCCCCGTGTTTGCCAAGGCCCGTGAGAAGGCGCGGCAGTCGAGCTGCCTGAGCAACCTCAAGCAGCTTGGTCTGGCCATGTTCCAGTACACGACCGACTACGATGGCACATTCCCCGAGATCCACACCACGAACCTGACCATCGGGCGCTACTATGTCAGCACCGGTGCGGCCGCCGCGTTCTACTATAGTTGGGAAGACCGGATGGAGCCGTACACCAAGAACACGCAGCTCATGGTCTGCCCGTCGGCCTCCGACACCAGCGGTGGGTCGCCGCCCCATTCGTATACCTACAGCTACTACTTCGGCGGCCTGACCTGGGGCTTCTTCCCGGTGAGGGACTCGCAGGTCGTGCAGCCGGCCAGCAAGGGTCTCATTGGCGAACGCGGCGCCAGCGCCCGGTATCACTACATCTACACCGGCAGCGACAACGGCGGCAGCATCCACAACGACGGCGGCAACATGCTCATGGCTGACGGCCATGCCAAGTGGTTCAGGTATGGCACGAGGTACTATGGCCAGTCTGGCACCAATGCGTACTTCCAGCCGACAACGGCCGTCGCGGAGTAG
- a CDS encoding NAD-dependent epimerase/dehydratase family protein, translating into MSHKRLLIIGGSGHVSGNLARVAVDQGFAVTIVTRGQKPVPEGVRALVADRHDTAALRDALGDEQWDLAVDCIGYEAADARQDVELLRGRSRQFVFISTDFVFDPPGRRFPQPFDNPYFLQDDSYGAKKRRCELELLADDTGWHWTVFRPCHIYGAPSQLGCLPDAARDPELLARMQAGQPVRLVGGGHFLQQPIHARDLARLVLSAAGNPLTYRRIYCSVGPDIITSYRYYEIIAEVLGVPVTFEELPVAQSLAEHPEWVSFLCHRIYDLTPLRLDGLQVPNTPITQGLREHTEWLLGQHTR; encoded by the coding sequence ATGAGCCACAAGCGACTACTCATCATCGGTGGCAGCGGCCACGTCAGCGGCAACCTGGCCCGCGTGGCCGTGGACCAGGGCTTTGCGGTCACCATTGTCACGCGCGGGCAGAAGCCCGTGCCCGAGGGTGTGCGGGCCCTCGTGGCCGACCGCCACGACACGGCCGCCCTGCGTGACGCGCTGGGGGATGAGCAGTGGGACCTGGCGGTGGACTGCATCGGCTATGAGGCCGCGGACGCCCGGCAAGATGTGGAGCTGCTGCGCGGCCGCTCCCGCCAGTTCGTCTTCATCTCCACCGACTTCGTCTTCGACCCGCCCGGGCGGCGCTTCCCGCAGCCGTTTGACAACCCGTACTTCCTGCAGGATGACAGCTACGGGGCCAAGAAGCGGCGCTGCGAGCTGGAGCTGCTCGCCGACGACACCGGCTGGCACTGGACGGTCTTCCGGCCGTGCCACATCTACGGCGCGCCCTCGCAGCTCGGCTGCCTCCCCGACGCCGCGCGCGACCCGGAGCTGCTCGCGAGGATGCAGGCCGGGCAGCCAGTGCGGTTGGTCGGCGGGGGCCACTTCCTGCAGCAGCCCATCCACGCGCGGGATCTGGCCCGCCTGGTACTCAGCGCCGCCGGCAATCCGCTGACCTACCGGAGGATCTACTGCTCGGTGGGCCCGGACATCATCACCTCGTATCGCTACTACGAGATCATCGCCGAGGTGCTGGGGGTGCCGGTGACCTTCGAGGAGCTGCCCGTGGCGCAGTCGCTGGCCGAGCATCCCGAGTGGGTGAGCTTCCTGTGCCACCGCATCTACGACCTGACGCCGCTGCGCCTGGACGGCCTGCAAGTCCCGAACACACCGATCACCCAGGGGCTGCGGGAGCATACCGAGTGGCTGCTGGGGCAGCACACCAGGTAG
- a CDS encoding phosphodiester glycosidase family protein: MGLLLGCLALAGYAQPVSTPVGPGLTYTAERLADGPWEVRAFVAERGAPYLRLDLALGMGRLQGVEALSGIIARETAPDDAVVAAVNDDFFVMAPSPNAGLLCGMAVRRGELVMTARSRPAFVLLADGTPRIGVFDTTGTVVLPAAEVPLGGLNQPPVKNSLRVCTAVFGWPVTEGCVAVKTAGLPLAVNGEWQGTVSEIVPAGTPRQAGPDEVLLSADGAAAASLAGLKPGDPVRLRLQTPGLDRPVAMAAGGNFVLLRDGQIPFTPGPKDPRHPRTAIGYNDRQIMVVTVDGRQAGWSVGMTYHELALLMQRLGCTDALNLDGGGSTTAWVRGQVVNRPSDGAERRIANAILARSTAPHGALARLVVTPARLVAMPGARAPLTLTGTDEWYNPVALRAGDLVVTVATAGSSRMTARLRGGSLELRGMPGEGTVRFSLEGADKPLAELPVRLVGSCARLSLAPDPIELCAGDTLRLSAEGLTAEGEPVVLPEGRLRWSVAGAGLTLADGTLRASVAGAAGSVRVTLGAATGEAPVRVAAGEAVEGFEEAFRPTFNTAPAKGPVTGQVSIHVGGAAQGRRYCRLTYDLAKPAGTRAAYVRLDRQLGSALRLSLQARATGDRPPWLRVAVVDGNGTRQTYTLADTVNWGRQWRRVQVRLPAGLKPPLAWQSVYVVAGDGQTGRGTLEIDDLRAERVE, from the coding sequence GTGGGTTTGTTGCTGGGCTGTCTGGCCCTGGCCGGCTATGCCCAGCCTGTCTCTACCCCGGTCGGTCCCGGGCTGACATACACGGCTGAGCGTCTGGCGGACGGGCCGTGGGAGGTGCGTGCCTTCGTGGCCGAGCGCGGCGCGCCGTACCTGCGCCTCGACCTGGCCCTCGGCATGGGCAGGCTGCAGGGCGTCGAGGCCCTCTCGGGGATCATCGCCCGTGAGACCGCGCCCGACGACGCCGTTGTGGCCGCGGTCAATGACGACTTCTTCGTGATGGCCCCCAGCCCCAACGCCGGGCTGCTTTGTGGGATGGCCGTCCGGCGCGGGGAGTTGGTCATGACCGCGCGCAGCCGCCCCGCCTTCGTGTTGCTCGCGGACGGCACGCCCCGCATCGGCGTCTTCGACACCACTGGCACCGTCGTGCTCCCCGCCGCCGAAGTCCCGCTGGGCGGGCTCAACCAGCCGCCCGTGAAGAACAGCCTCCGCGTCTGCACGGCGGTCTTTGGCTGGCCCGTGACGGAGGGCTGCGTGGCGGTGAAGACGGCGGGCCTGCCGCTGGCTGTCAATGGGGAGTGGCAGGGCACAGTCAGCGAGATCGTCCCGGCCGGCACGCCGCGCCAGGCGGGGCCGGATGAGGTCCTCCTGTCCGCCGACGGTGCAGCCGCCGCCTCCCTGGCCGGCCTCAAGCCGGGCGACCCGGTGCGGCTGCGCCTGCAGACCCCTGGGCTCGACCGGCCAGTCGCCATGGCGGCCGGCGGCAACTTCGTGCTCCTGCGCGACGGGCAGATACCCTTCACCCCTGGCCCGAAGGACCCGCGCCATCCGCGCACCGCCATCGGCTACAACGACCGCCAGATCATGGTGGTGACGGTAGACGGGCGGCAGGCCGGCTGGAGTGTGGGGATGACGTACCACGAGCTGGCCCTGCTGATGCAGCGGCTGGGCTGCACGGACGCGCTCAATCTCGACGGCGGCGGCTCGACCACCGCCTGGGTGCGCGGACAGGTCGTCAACCGCCCCTCCGATGGCGCCGAGCGCCGCATCGCCAATGCCATCCTGGCGCGTTCCACGGCCCCGCATGGCGCCCTGGCGCGACTGGTCGTCACGCCCGCGCGCCTCGTGGCGATGCCCGGAGCGCGGGCGCCGCTGACGCTGACCGGCACGGACGAGTGGTACAACCCGGTAGCACTGAGGGCCGGCGATCTGGTCGTCACCGTGGCTACAGCGGGTTCCAGCCGCATGACAGCGCGCCTGCGCGGCGGCAGCCTCGAACTGCGCGGCATGCCCGGCGAGGGCACGGTGCGGTTCAGTCTAGAGGGCGCAGACAAGCCCCTGGCCGAGCTACCGGTGCGGCTCGTAGGCAGTTGCGCCAGGCTGAGCCTCGCCCCCGACCCCATCGAGCTGTGCGCCGGGGACACGCTGCGCCTGTCCGCAGAGGGTCTGACAGCGGAGGGTGAGCCGGTCGTCCTGCCCGAGGGGAGGCTCCGGTGGAGCGTGGCGGGCGCGGGGCTGACGCTGGCCGACGGTACGCTCCGGGCGAGCGTCGCCGGCGCCGCCGGATCGGTGCGCGTCACGCTGGGCGCCGCCACGGGCGAGGCCCCGGTGCGCGTTGCGGCAGGCGAGGCAGTGGAGGGCTTCGAGGAGGCCTTCCGGCCCACGTTCAACACAGCGCCGGCGAAGGGGCCGGTCACCGGCCAGGTGAGCATCCATGTCGGCGGGGCGGCGCAGGGCCGGCGCTACTGCCGCCTGACCTATGACCTGGCCAAGCCCGCCGGCACCCGCGCGGCGTATGTCCGCCTGGACCGGCAGCTTGGCTCGGCGCTGCGGCTATCGCTGCAGGCGCGCGCCACGGGCGACCGGCCGCCGTGGCTGCGCGTCGCGGTCGTGGACGGCAATGGCACGCGCCAGACATACACGCTGGCCGACACCGTGAACTGGGGTCGGCAGTGGCGGCGGGTGCAGGTGCGCCTGCCCGCGGGCCTCAAGCCGCCGCTGGCCTGGCAGTCGGTGTATGTCGTGGCCGGGGACGGGCAGACCGGCCGGGGGACGCTGGAGATCGATGATCTGCGAGCAGAGCGGGTTGAGTAG
- a CDS encoding peptidylprolyl isomerase produces the protein MSEEKKTVLVLKTVKGPITVELFDKQTPITAGNFLLLSESGFYNGLTFHRVVPGFVIQGGDPNGNGSGGPGFTIPDEIGKGPGLERGILSMAKTSAPDSAGSQFFVVTGEKSAVAHLNADFTTFGKVLEGMDVVDQIVKGDKIEKVDVQSTSSDAEAARQAAKAARKPSNK, from the coding sequence GTGTCCGAAGAGAAGAAGACCGTCCTGGTCCTCAAGACCGTGAAGGGCCCGATCACCGTCGAGCTGTTCGACAAGCAGACGCCCATCACCGCCGGCAACTTCCTGCTGCTGTCCGAGAGCGGGTTCTACAATGGCCTGACCTTCCACCGCGTCGTGCCTGGCTTCGTCATCCAGGGCGGCGACCCCAACGGCAACGGGAGCGGCGGGCCGGGCTTCACCATCCCCGATGAGATCGGCAAGGGGCCGGGGCTGGAGCGCGGCATCCTGTCCATGGCGAAGACCTCCGCCCCCGACAGCGCGGGCAGCCAGTTCTTCGTCGTGACCGGCGAGAAGTCGGCGGTCGCCCACCTGAACGCGGACTTCACGACCTTCGGCAAAGTGCTCGAGGGCATGGACGTCGTGGATCAGATCGTGAAGGGTGACAAGATCGAGAAGGTAGACGTGCAGTCCACCTCTTCGGACGCCGAGGCCGCCCGCCAGGCCGCCAAGGCCGCCCGGAAGCCGAGCAACAAGTAG
- the glmM gene encoding phosphoglucosamine mutase, translated as MPYTRTLKTGAEGVRGVVGDSLTPQLLMGFAQAFGTYLGGGVVVLGRDTRPSGEMARNALVGGLMATGCHVIDVGIAPVPTIQHAVRRHAADGGIAITSSHNPQEWNALKFIHRDGILLRPYQGQELLSVYYQGNFKLATAEALGQVEEDRGAIEAHLEDVLRELGDDFDLITERRPTVVVDCCNGAGALASETFLYALGCEVITLNDTPDGLFAHSPEPIPENLGQLAEAVREHEADLGFAQDADADRLCLVNELGEPISEEYTIAFACDALPDDQPGPIVANLSTSRMVDEAAARHGRPVIRTAVGEINIVAAMLREQAALGGEGIGGVIWPRAGYGKDSFAGMALILAGLARRGGTISDWQRSFRPGAIVKEKIDCSASLAQPVLLALRAAYADEQTDETEGLRVTWPDGSWLHVRPSNTEPIMRILAEADERSAAEARAAEAAAIVRQELSRLQP; from the coding sequence GACTCGCTGACCCCGCAGCTTCTCATGGGCTTCGCCCAGGCGTTCGGCACCTACCTTGGCGGCGGGGTGGTTGTGCTCGGCCGCGACACCCGGCCCTCGGGCGAGATGGCGCGCAATGCGCTGGTGGGCGGGCTCATGGCCACAGGTTGCCACGTCATTGATGTCGGCATCGCGCCCGTGCCCACCATCCAGCATGCCGTGCGCCGCCACGCCGCTGACGGCGGCATCGCCATCACCTCCAGCCACAACCCGCAGGAGTGGAACGCGCTCAAGTTCATCCACCGGGACGGCATCCTGCTCCGGCCATACCAGGGCCAGGAGCTGCTGTCGGTCTACTACCAGGGCAACTTCAAGCTGGCGACGGCCGAGGCGCTGGGACAGGTGGAGGAGGACCGGGGGGCCATCGAGGCCCACCTGGAGGACGTGCTGCGCGAGCTGGGCGATGACTTTGACCTGATCACCGAGCGGCGGCCCACCGTGGTGGTGGACTGCTGCAATGGCGCCGGCGCGCTGGCGTCCGAGACGTTCCTGTACGCCCTCGGCTGCGAAGTCATCACCCTCAACGATACGCCGGACGGCCTCTTCGCCCACAGCCCCGAGCCGATCCCCGAGAACCTGGGGCAACTGGCCGAGGCCGTGCGCGAGCACGAGGCCGACCTGGGCTTCGCCCAGGACGCCGATGCCGACCGCCTGTGCCTGGTGAACGAGCTAGGCGAGCCGATCAGCGAGGAGTACACGATCGCCTTCGCCTGCGACGCCCTGCCGGACGACCAGCCGGGCCCCATCGTCGCCAACCTGTCCACCAGCCGCATGGTGGACGAGGCCGCTGCGCGCCACGGTCGCCCCGTCATCCGCACGGCGGTAGGCGAGATCAACATCGTCGCGGCCATGCTGCGCGAGCAGGCGGCGCTGGGCGGCGAGGGCATCGGCGGGGTCATCTGGCCGCGCGCCGGCTATGGCAAGGACAGCTTCGCCGGCATGGCGCTCATCCTGGCGGGGCTGGCGCGGCGCGGCGGGACCATCAGCGACTGGCAGCGCTCGTTCCGCCCCGGCGCCATCGTCAAAGAGAAGATTGACTGCTCGGCCTCGCTGGCCCAGCCGGTGCTGCTGGCCCTGCGCGCCGCCTATGCCGACGAGCAGACCGACGAGACGGAGGGCCTCCGCGTCACCTGGCCCGACGGGTCGTGGCTGCACGTGCGGCCCAGCAATACCGAGCCGATCATGCGCATCCTGGCCGAGGCCGACGAACGGTCGGCGGCCGAGGCCCGGGCGGCCGAGGCCGCCGCCATCGTGCGGCAGGAGCTGTCACGCTTGCAGCCTTAG